The genome window GGGGGCGCGGGCCGGGGGGCGACCGCCGCGGGCGGGTGCGCCGCGGCGGGCGGCGGCGGCTGGGTGGAGCCGGCGCCCGGCTGGTCGACGACCCCGGGCTGCCAGGACTTGCTGCCGTACTGGGCGATGGTCTCGTCGTAGGCCCCCGAGATGAGGCTGCGCAGCATGTCCTTGTGCTGCTCCTCCATCATCGTGCGGACCGCGGACTCGAGGTTGTCGGCGTGGACGATGTCGGCGTAGCTCGACTTCTTCGACGCGAGGATGTTACCGCCCACGAAGAGGTGGGTGATGATGTGCGGGTTGTCGACGCCGCTGTCCTCGGTCTGGACGTGGAAGATCTGGCCCTTGTGCTTGATGTTGTGGTTGAAGCCCGTGACCATCTTCTTGCTGGTTGCCATCGTGCGCCGACCTCTTCCTAACCGATGACGACCCGATCGCGGGCGACAGGCGCGGCGGCCTCGACGCTGTCTCCCCCGGCCGACTGGGCTTCACGCAGGGCCAGGGTCGCGTCCTTGATGAGCGAGGCGAAGGAGACCTTTCCCCTCCCCTCGAAGGCGGAGATGCCCACCGAGGCGGTCAGCCGCGCGCGCTCCCCGGACTCGAGGTCCAGCGAGGCGCCCCGGATGGCCTCCCGCAGGCGGCCGCCGACGATCAGCGCGCCGTCGCGGGCGGTGTGGGGCATGAAGACGAGGATCCGATCCTCGGCGTAGAGCACCGGCAGATCGATGTCCCGGACGACCCGGGTCACGGTGGCCAGGGTGGCGCCCACCGCCCGGGAGCGGTCGGTGACGCTCCAGTCCCGGGAGAGCACCTGGAAGTCGTCCAGGGCCACCAGGGCCAGGCTGATGGGGTAGGCGTAGCGGCGGGAGCGCTTCACCTCCATCAGGAGCAGGCGCTTGAAGAACTCGAAGTCGTAGACCGGGTTGGGGTCTTTCTTGCCGGCCGGGCCCTCGGCGGCCGGGGCCTCGGCCGCCGGCGCGCCCTCCTCCCCTGCCTTGCGGCGCGCCAGCTCGCTGTCGAGGCGCTCCTCGAGGTTCCTGATCTGCTGGAGCAGGTCCCCGATCCGCAGCAGATCGCGGGCGGTGGCCACCACCGTGTCCTTCTTCAGGGGGCCCAGGAGATAGGAGTCCGCGCCGGCCGCCATGCAGCGATCGGCGGCGCCGTCGGTGCCGGGATCGTAGAGGAGCAGGACGGGCAGCTCGGCCGAGACCTCGGCCTTGAGGCGGGAGGCGATGGCCTCGTGGGAGACGTCGCTCGCGCCCAGGATCACCAGCCGATGCTCGCTGGCCCGCTCCACCGCCCGATCGAGGTCGTGGAGCACCTCGACCATGCAATTCGCCTCCGAGAGGAAGCCCTCGAGGGCACCGGTCACCGCCTTTCGCGGGTCGGCCACCAGGACGCTCCCCGAGACGTAGGGATCCTGGCCATTCTCGTCCATTGGCATGCCGGCGATTCTACACGGAAGTCGGCAGCCGACTCCATTGACCTTGGGCTTTGTGGGGACGTAACTTCCGCCCATGCGAGCGGCGGCTTTCATCGGAATCGGACTCCAGGAAGACCACATCGGAGAGCGCCCGGCCCTCCCCCTAGAGGGCGCCGGCAAGGTGCGGGACGCGGCCAGGCGGCTGGTCTCCCACGCCCGGGGCAAGGGACTGCCCCTCCTCGTCACCGCGGACACCCACGCGGACGACGACGTGATCTTCGAGTCCTTCCCCCACCACTGCGTGCCGGGCACCTCCGGCCACGCCCTCTGGTCCGAGCTCGAGCTCGGTGAGCCGACGCGCGTCCGGAGCGAGGATCCGGCGCCCTCGCTCGACGGCGCCACGGCGGTCGTCATCGAGAGCTCGGATCACCGCAGGGGCCTCTTCCAGAACCTCCACGCGGACACGGTGGTGGCGCAGCTCGACGCCGAGCTCTACGTCGTCTTCGGCGGCCCGGTGGAGGCCGACCTGCGCGGCGCCGTCATGGGCCTGCTGGCCCGGGGCAAGAAGGTGGCGGTGGTCTCGGACGCCCTGGCCTTCCTCGACGGCGAGCGGGCCTCCTCCCACCTGGCGGCGATGTCCGCCTCCGGCGCGGGCTTCCTGACGACGGACGGGGCCCTGAAGTTGTGATGAAGCTGGGCCTCGCCCAGATCAACACGACGGTCGGCGACTTCGAGGGCAACGCCCGCCTGGTGCGCGAGGCCTGCGAGGTTGCGCGGGCGCAGGGCGCGCAGCTGGTCGTCTTCCCGGAGATGGCGATCTGCGGCTACCCGGCCGGCGATCACCTCGACGACCCCGCCTTCCTCGACGCCGCGGAGGCCACCCTGCGCGAGCTGGCCCGGCCGGCCCTGTGGAACGAGGGCCTCACCCTGGCCGTCGGCTTCCCCGAGCGCCACCCGGGCCCGGGGATGGGCGTCTACAACGCCGCGGCGATCCTCGCCGGGGGCAAGGTGCAGGCGATCGCCCGCAAGGGGCTCCTGCCCGACTACGAGGTCTTCGACGAGCAGCGCTGGTTCGATCCCTACCCCGAGGTCACGGTGGTGGAGATCGGGGGCCGCAAGGTGGGCGTCACCATCTGCGAGGACGCCTGGAACGACGAGACCTTCCACGAGCGCCGCTTCCACCCGCGGGATCCGGTGGCGGAGGTGGCCGCCCGGGGCGCCGAGCTCGTCCTCAACCTGGCCGCCTCGCCCTACCACCGCGGCAAGCCCGCCTTCCGGGGAGAGATGTTCGAGCACGCCGCCCGGCGGCACGGCGCGCCGGTGGTGTCGGTGAACCTCGTCGGCGCGACGGATCATCTGCTCTTCGACGGCAGCTCGGTGGTCTGCGACGGCAAGGGGACGATCCTGCGCCTGCCCGCCTTCGAGAGCTGCGTGCGGGTGGTGGACCTCGACGACCTGCCGGCCGCGGCGGTGGCGCACCCCGCCGAGGTGCTGCCCTGGCCGGAGGAGGTCCGCCGGGCGCTGGTGATGGGCATCCGGGACTACTTCCAGAAGTCCGGCTTCTCGGCTGGCCTCCTCGGCCTCTCGGGCGGCATGGACTCGGCCCTGGTGGCCGCGCTGGCGGCCGAGGCCCTGGGCAACGAGAAGGTCCACGCCCTGCGCCTGCCCTCGCGCTACACCAGCGACGCCTCCAACGACGACGCGGCCCTCGAGGCCGAGCGCCTGGGGATCCGCCTCTCCACCCTGCCCATCGAGGGGCCCTTCGCGGCCCTGATGGGGGCCCTCGGGCCGGTGCTGGCGCCGGGCCGGAGCCCCGGGCTCATGGAGGAGAACCTCCAGGCCAGGATCCGCGGCAACCTCCTGATGGCCCTCTCCAACGAGAGCGGCGCCCTCCTCTTCGCCACCGGCAACAAGTCCGAGCTGGCGGTGGGCTACGCCACCCTCTACGGCGATCTCTGCGGCGCCCTCGCTCCCCTGGCCGATCTCACCAAGACCCGGGTCTACGAGGTCGGGCGGGCCGTGAACGCCGCCGCGGGCCGGGAGGTGATCCCCGAGGCGGTCTTCCAGAAGGCCCCCTCGGCCGAGCTGCGGCCCGACCAGACCGATCAGGACAGCCTGCCCGAGTACGCCGTGCTCGACGCGATCCTCGAGGCCCACGTCGAGCGCCGCGAGACCCTCGAGGAGATCGTCGCCTCCGGCCAGGACGAGGCCACCGTGAAGCGGGTGCTGCAGCTGATCGCCCGCGCCGAGTACAAGCGCTGGCAGACGCCGCCCATCCTCAAGGTGAGCCCGCGCTGCTTCTCGGGCGGCTGGCGGATGCCGCTCGCGGCGCGCTATCGGCCGTGGGTGCTGGATCGGTAGAGCGGTGCAGCAAGCGTGGGCTGGTTGCTGCTGGCTATGCGCTACGAGCTGTGAGCTGCGAGCAACGAGGTCCACGGGCCTGGCCCCGGATCCCAGGGGTCATAGCTCGTAGCTCATAGCTCACAGCATCAAACGGTGAGCAGCTCTTCATCCTTGTGCTTCACGATCTCGTCGATGCGGGTGGTGCCCGCGTCGGTGATCTTCTGGATCTTCTCCAGCGCCCGCTTGGAGTCGTCCTCGGAGACCTCACCGTCCTTCTGGAGCGCCTCGATCATGTCCTTGGCGTCGCGGCGGGCGTTGCGCACGGTGACCTTGTGCTCCTCGCCCTTGTGCTTCACCTGCTTGACCATGTCCTTGCGGCGCTCCTCGGTGAGCGCGGGGATGGGCAGGCGGATCAGCTCACCGTCGTTCTGCGGGTTGATCCCCAGGTCGCTCTCCTGGATCGCCTTCTCGATCAGCTTCAGCTGGGACCGGTCCCAGGGCTTGATCGTGATCAGGCGAGCGTCGGGGACCGCCAGGGTCGCCAGGCCGTTCAGCGCGGTCGACTGCCCGTAGTAGTCGACGCGAATGCCGTCGAGCATCGAGAGGTTCGCCCGGCCCGTGCGCATCCGCGAGAGCTCCCGCTTCAGCGCGTCCACCGTCTCGTCGATCCTCAGCTGGAACTCCTCGAGAACCTCGTCGATCATTTCTGGTCCCTCCTGGTCTACTGGCGCTCTTCGCCGCCCACGATGGTCCCCACTGTCTCACCGCAGACGACCCGGCGCACGTTGCCCGGCACGTTGAGGTCGAAGACCACGATGGGGAGGCCGTTGTCCTTGCACAGGGAGATGGCGGTCGAGTCCATCACCCGCAGATCGCGCTTGAGGACCTCCATGTAGGAGAGCCGGTCGAAGCGCTTCGCCTCCGGGTTCTTCTCGGGATCCGAGTCGTAGATCCCGTCCACCCGGGTCGCCTTGAGGATCACCTCTGCGTGCATCTCCATGGCCCGGAGGGCCGCGGCGGTGTCCGTGGTGAAGTAGGGGTTGCCGGTGCCCGCCGCGAAGATCACGGCCCGCCCCTTCTCCAGGTGGCGGATCGCCCGCCGCCGGATGTAGGGCTCGGCGATCTCCTTCATCTCGATCGCGGTCTGCAGGCGGGAGAAGACGCCGGCCTTCTCCAGGGCATCCTGCAGGGCCAGGGCGTTGATCACCGTGGCCATCATGCCCATGTAGTCCGCGGTCGCCCGATCCATCCCCTCGGTGCTGCCCTTCACCCCGCGGAAGATGTTGCCGCCGCCGATGACGAGGCCCATCTGGACGCCGAGGTCGGCGACAGCCTTCACCTCCCCGGCGATCCGATCCAGGGTGGGCGGTGAGATCCCATACTCTCCGGAACCCATGAGGGCCTCGCCGGAGAGCTTCAGGAGAATCCGCTTGTAGCGCGGCGTGCTCGACATGGCGGGGGATTTACCCCCCGCCCTTCGTCAGGGTCAAGCAGTGCCGGCGGTCTTGGCGACCTCGGCCGCGAAGTCCTCGACCTTCTTCTCGAGGCCCTCGCCGAGCTCGTAGCGCACGAAGCGGCGAACGGAGATGTTCTCGCCGATGGTGGCGATCGCCTCGGTGACGATGTCGCCGACGGTCTTCTCGGTGTCCTTCACGAAGGGCTGATCCAGGAGGCAGCTCTCCTTGATGAACTTCTCGACCTTGCCGTCGACGATCTTGTCGATGATCTTCTCGGGCTTGCCCTCCTCGAGGGCCTGGGCCTTGTAGATCTCGCGCTCCTTCTCGATCTTCGCCTGGTCCAGCTCCTCGCGCCGCACGGCCGCCGGGTTCGTCGCGGCGATGTGCATGGCGATGTCCTTCACCAGGGCCTGGAACTGCTCGTTCCGGGCGGTGAAGTCGGTCTCGCTGTTGACCTCGATCAGCACGCCGATCTTGCCGCCGGCGTGGATGTAGGCGTGGACCACGCCCTCGCTGGCGATGCGGGCCGCCTTGCCGGCCGCCTTGGCGATGCCCTTCTGGCGCAGCCAGTCCACCGCCTTCTCGACGTCGCCCTCGTTCTCCGTCAGGGCCTTCTTGCAGTCCATCATGCCGGCGCCGGTGCGCTGACGCAGGTCCTTCACCATGGCAGCAGAAATGCTCATCTTGATTGCCTCTCGTAGCTCTTGATGCTCGATAGAAATGGAGCCTGACCCGAGAGCCGGGTCAGGCCAAAGGGATGCGGGTTGGGCAGGCGGCCAGGCCGCCAGGGCCCTAGGCCTCGGCGGTGGGGGCCGCCTCGGAAGCCTCGACCGGCGCCTCCTCGGTGGACGCCTCCTCGGCGGCGGGCTCGGCCTCGGCCTCGCTGGTCACGGCGCGCCGGACCACCTCGACCTCGGGGCCGCCAGGGATCTTGCCGCGGCGCGGACGCTCGGTGGGGGCGTCCCTCTCGGGCTTCTCCTCGCGCGGCCGGCTGGCCAGGAACTCCTGGTACCTGGCGCCACCCTCGACGCAGGCGTCGGCGATCTTGCCGGCGAAGAGCTTGATGGCGCGGATGGCGTCATCGTTGCCGGGCACGACGAAGTCGATCTCCTCGGGGTCGCAGTTCGTGTCGACCACGGCGACCACGGTGATGCCGAGCTTGTTGGCCTCGCGCACCGCGATCTGCTCGCGAGCGGGATCGATGACGAAGAGCACCGCCGGGAGGCGGGTCATGTCCTTGATGCCACCGAGGTTGCGCTCGAGCTTCTCGCGCTCACGCTCGAGCT of Deltaproteobacteria bacterium contains these proteins:
- a CDS encoding diguanylate cyclase encodes the protein MPMDENGQDPYVSGSVLVADPRKAVTGALEGFLSEANCMVEVLHDLDRAVERASEHRLVILGASDVSHEAIASRLKAEVSAELPVLLLYDPGTDGAADRCMAAGADSYLLGPLKKDTVVATARDLLRIGDLLQQIRNLEERLDSELARRKAGEEGAPAAEAPAAEGPAGKKDPNPVYDFEFFKRLLLMEVKRSRRYAYPISLALVALDDFQVLSRDWSVTDRSRAVGATLATVTRVVRDIDLPVLYAEDRILVFMPHTARDGALIVGGRLREAIRGASLDLESGERARLTASVGISAFEGRGKVSFASLIKDATLALREAQSAGGDSVEAAAPVARDRVVIG
- a CDS encoding isochorismatase family protein, with the protein product MRAAAFIGIGLQEDHIGERPALPLEGAGKVRDAARRLVSHARGKGLPLLVTADTHADDDVIFESFPHHCVPGTSGHALWSELELGEPTRVRSEDPAPSLDGATAVVIESSDHRRGLFQNLHADTVVAQLDAELYVVFGGPVEADLRGAVMGLLARGKKVAVVSDALAFLDGERASSHLAAMSASGAGFLTTDGALKL
- a CDS encoding NAD+ synthase, whose translation is MKLGLAQINTTVGDFEGNARLVREACEVARAQGAQLVVFPEMAICGYPAGDHLDDPAFLDAAEATLRELARPALWNEGLTLAVGFPERHPGPGMGVYNAAAILAGGKVQAIARKGLLPDYEVFDEQRWFDPYPEVTVVEIGGRKVGVTICEDAWNDETFHERRFHPRDPVAEVAARGAELVLNLAASPYHRGKPAFRGEMFEHAARRHGAPVVSVNLVGATDHLLFDGSSVVCDGKGTILRLPAFESCVRVVDLDDLPAAAVAHPAEVLPWPEEVRRALVMGIRDYFQKSGFSAGLLGLSGGMDSALVAALAAEALGNEKVHALRLPSRYTSDASNDDAALEAERLGIRLSTLPIEGPFAALMGALGPVLAPGRSPGLMEENLQARIRGNLLMALSNESGALLFATGNKSELAVGYATLYGDLCGALAPLADLTKTRVYEVGRAVNAAAGREVIPEAVFQKAPSAELRPDQTDQDSLPEYAVLDAILEAHVERRETLEEIVASGQDEATVKRVLQLIARAEYKRWQTPPILKVSPRCFSGGWRMPLAARYRPWVLDR
- the frr gene encoding ribosome recycling factor, with amino-acid sequence MIDEVLEEFQLRIDETVDALKRELSRMRTGRANLSMLDGIRVDYYGQSTALNGLATLAVPDARLITIKPWDRSQLKLIEKAIQESDLGINPQNDGELIRLPIPALTEERRKDMVKQVKHKGEEHKVTVRNARRDAKDMIEALQKDGEVSEDDSKRALEKIQKITDAGTTRIDEIVKHKDEELLTV
- the pyrH gene encoding UMP kinase — protein: MSSTPRYKRILLKLSGEALMGSGEYGISPPTLDRIAGEVKAVADLGVQMGLVIGGGNIFRGVKGSTEGMDRATADYMGMMATVINALALQDALEKAGVFSRLQTAIEMKEIAEPYIRRRAIRHLEKGRAVIFAAGTGNPYFTTDTAAALRAMEMHAEVILKATRVDGIYDSDPEKNPEAKRFDRLSYMEVLKRDLRVMDSTAISLCKDNGLPIVVFDLNVPGNVRRVVCGETVGTIVGGEERQ
- the tsf gene encoding translation elongation factor Ts, with amino-acid sequence MSISAAMVKDLRQRTGAGMMDCKKALTENEGDVEKAVDWLRQKGIAKAAGKAARIASEGVVHAYIHAGGKIGVLIEVNSETDFTARNEQFQALVKDIAMHIAATNPAAVRREELDQAKIEKEREIYKAQALEEGKPEKIIDKIVDGKVEKFIKESCLLDQPFVKDTEKTVGDIVTEAIATIGENISVRRFVRYELGEGLEKKVEDFAAEVAKTAGTA
- the rpsB gene encoding 30S ribosomal protein S2, with amino-acid sequence MSETQPVTMKQLLEAGVHFGHQTQRWNPKMKPYIFGERNGIYIINLQKTVKLFRDAFEFVVKQAGQGGSVLFVGTKKQAQEIIAEEARRSGQYFVTNRWLGGTLTNFKTVKGSIDRLKSLEKMATDGSFERLPKKEVIKLEREREKLERNLGGIKDMTRLPAVLFVIDPAREQIAVREANKLGITVVAVVDTNCDPEEIDFVVPGNDDAIRAIKLFAGKIADACVEGGARYQEFLASRPREEKPERDAPTERPRRGKIPGGPEVEVVRRAVTSEAEAEPAAEEASTEEAPVEASEAAPTAEA